A single genomic interval of Asterias amurensis chromosome 1, ASM3211899v1 harbors:
- the LOC139944754 gene encoding uncharacterized protein, with protein sequence MNDTDNSTTDYYYDDNLTTLMDYDIVSTTESPTVSTDILRFALGGALSAITLVALIANCFVVGIFVKFPSLKKPGPGYILLNITVANLIVAVFGLIPSTVAYFLDGWLLGDVMCQVVAYISCFAFHLIAHTMGVAFFERYLKVCRPLKHKEIFTPFVTIILLGGLWFFAAVLALFPLVGWGGYAYLAEGRQCWISAAGWQGHLTHMVFTLIMTLVLPFTTSVVFILVVVVQASRKRKVGLLDVLGDNDKTTVPETYGRKIKRQERELRRKVREKKLTKKVKKTKKKKKKKEKKKIDKHDSSSSSSSSSSSSSSSSSSSSDDDQRPSYQKYKETKKMQKKQRYRVNEVALVRTLSVVLLLLMLAWIPYMVAKCLQTLEPATNLAPPSELLTISVFLTYATYALTPVILLLGYRKYRKALFGALFKEKAGHGEDIEGGHDSGIEIAATTI encoded by the coding sequence ATGAATGACACTGACAACTCAACAACGGATTACTACTATGATGACAATCTGACGACATTGATGGACTATGACATTGTGTCGACAACAGAGTCACCTACGGTGTCGACAGACATTCTCAGGTTTGCTCTCGGTGGGGCGCTGTCCGCCATTACACTAGTGGCTCTTATAGCCAACTGCTTTGTGGTGGGCATCTTTGTTAAGTTTCCAAGTCTAAAGAAACCCGGACCTGGGTATATTTTGCTAAACATCACCGTAGCAAACTTGATTGTAGCGGTGTTTGGTTTGATCCCAAGCACCGTAGCTTATTTCCTCGATGGATGGCTCCTTGGCGATGTCATGTGCCAAGTCGTGGCCTACATAAGCTGCTTTGCATTCCACCTCATCGCCCATACCATGGGGGTGGCTTTCTTCGAGAGGTACCTCAAGGTCTGCAGACCGTTGAAGCACAAGGAGATCTTCACGCCGTTCGTGACGATCATCCTGCTGGGCGGACTGTGGTTCTTCGCCGCCGTCTTGGCGCTCTTCCCCCTGGTCGGTTGGGGTGGGTATGCCTACCTCGCAGAGGGACGCCAATGTTGGATAAGTGCGGCTGGATGGCAAGGCCATCTCACTCACATGGTCTTTACTCTCATCATGACGCTAGTCCTTCCATTCACCACATCTGTAGTCTTCATTCTAGTCGTCGTCGTGCAGGCAAGCCGCAAACGTAAAGTGGGATTACTGGACGTTCTCGGAGACAATGATAAAACGACTGTTCCGGAAACGTATGGAAGGAAAATCAAGAGGCAAGAAAGAGAGCTGCGCAGAAAGGTCCGTGAGAAGAAACTGACGAAGAAGGTCaagaagacaaagaagaagaagaaaaagaaggagaagaaaaaaatagacaAACATGACAGCTCGTCGTCGTCATCGTCgtcgtcatcgtcatcatctTCGTCATCGTCGTCATCTTCAGATGATGACCAGCGACCTTCTTATCAAAAGTATAAAGAAACTAAAAAGATGCAGAAGAAACAGCGCTACCGCGTGAATGAGGTGGCGCTGGTTCGAACCCTGTCAGTGGTACTGCTTCTCCTCATGCTAGCCTGGATTCCATACATGGTCGCCAAGTGCCTGCAGACGCTCGAACCAGCTACAAATCTTGCGCCACCAAGCGAGCTCCTAACCATCTCAGTGTTTCTAACGTACGCAACGTACGCTCTCACGCCCGTCATTTTACTTTTGGGTTATAGGAAATATCGCAAGGCATTGTTTGGTGCTCTCTTCAAGGAAAAAGCTGGACACGGTGAAGATATAGAGGGCGGGCATGACTCTGGAATTGAAATCGCGGCTACTACGATCTAA